In a genomic window of Mycolicibacillus parakoreensis:
- a CDS encoding YqgE/AlgH family protein — protein MAQPEDPEDYVAPPAQRIRAGTLLLANTDLLEPTFRRSVIYIVEHNDGGTLGVVLNRPSETAVYNVLPQWVSLAAKPKTMFIGGPVKRDAALCLATLRVGVDATGVAGLRPVAGRMVMVDLDSDPATLAPLVEGVRIYAGYAGWTIGQLEDEIDRDDWIVLSAMPSDVLVGPGADLWARVLRRQPLPLALLASHPIDISRN, from the coding sequence GTGGCCCAGCCCGAAGACCCCGAGGACTATGTCGCGCCGCCGGCGCAGCGCATCCGGGCGGGCACGCTGCTGCTGGCCAACACCGACCTGTTGGAGCCGACGTTTCGGCGCAGCGTGATCTACATCGTCGAACACAACGACGGCGGCACCCTGGGGGTGGTGCTCAACCGGCCGTCGGAGACCGCGGTCTACAACGTGTTGCCGCAGTGGGTGAGTCTGGCCGCCAAACCGAAGACGATGTTCATCGGCGGCCCGGTCAAACGGGACGCCGCGCTGTGCCTGGCCACGCTGCGCGTCGGGGTCGACGCCACCGGGGTGGCCGGGCTGCGACCGGTGGCCGGCCGGATGGTGATGGTCGACCTCGACAGCGACCCGGCGACCCTCGCCCCGCTGGTCGAAGGGGTCCGCATCTACGCCGGCTACGCCGGGTGGACGATCGGGCAGCTCGAGGACGAGATCGACCGCGACGACTGGATCGTGCTGTCGGCGATGCCGTCGGACGTGCTGGTCGGGCCGGGAGCCGACCTGTGGGCGCGGGTGCTGCGCCGCCAGCCGCTGCCGCTGGCGCTGCTGGCCAGCCACCCGATCGACATCAGCCGCAACTAA
- a CDS encoding MFS transporter: protein MTQPRSPAALWRTVRGFGDFWRLLKLRAASQFGDGLFQAGLAGALLFNPERVADPWEVAAAFAVLFLPYSLLGPFAGALLDRWDRRLVLIAANAARLVLVVGIAVLLAVGAGEVAVLCTALLANGFTRFVSSGLSAALPHVVPRRLVVTMNSVAVATGAVAAFCGAYFMLVPRQLVGAGDTGAATVIVLVTLPVAYALLLAARFPPRVLGPLPLAAAATRSVAYAVATGWVAGLRTLRIYPTVAATLSGLVAHRMAFGINTLLVLVLVRHTGPQATAGLAGLGTAALFGVATGAGSFAATLLTPALVGRVGRYATGNGALALAAAVQLGAVGLQLPVLLACGCALGMAGQTVKLCADSAMQIDVDDARRGHVFTVQDALFWVAFVTAIAAAASVIPADGHAPGLVVTATGMYLVGLATHAVFAR from the coding sequence TTGACCCAGCCCCGCAGCCCCGCCGCGCTCTGGCGCACGGTGCGCGGGTTCGGGGATTTCTGGCGGCTGCTCAAGCTGCGCGCGGCCAGCCAGTTCGGCGACGGGCTGTTTCAGGCGGGCCTGGCCGGGGCGCTGCTGTTCAACCCCGAACGGGTCGCCGACCCGTGGGAGGTGGCCGCGGCGTTCGCGGTGCTGTTCTTGCCGTACTCGCTGCTCGGCCCGTTCGCCGGGGCGCTGCTGGACCGGTGGGATCGGCGCCTGGTGCTCATCGCCGCCAACGCCGCGCGGCTGGTCCTTGTCGTCGGGATCGCGGTGCTGCTGGCGGTCGGGGCCGGCGAGGTGGCGGTGCTGTGCACCGCGCTGCTGGCCAACGGGTTCACCCGGTTCGTCAGCTCCGGGCTCTCCGCGGCGTTGCCGCACGTGGTGCCGCGGCGGCTGGTGGTGACGATGAACTCGGTGGCGGTGGCCACCGGGGCGGTCGCGGCGTTTTGCGGCGCCTACTTCATGCTGGTGCCCCGCCAGCTGGTCGGCGCCGGCGACACCGGCGCGGCGACCGTGATCGTGTTGGTCACCCTGCCGGTGGCCTACGCACTGCTGCTGGCGGCGCGCTTCCCGCCGCGGGTGCTCGGGCCGCTGCCGCTGGCGGCCGCCGCCACCCGGTCGGTGGCCTACGCGGTGGCCACCGGGTGGGTGGCCGGGCTGCGCACCCTGCGGATCTATCCGACCGTGGCGGCCACCCTCTCCGGGCTGGTGGCCCACCGGATGGCGTTCGGGATCAACACCCTGCTGGTGTTGGTGCTGGTGCGCCACACCGGCCCGCAGGCCACCGCGGGGCTGGCCGGGCTGGGCACCGCGGCGCTGTTCGGGGTGGCCACCGGCGCGGGCTCGTTCGCCGCCACCCTGCTCACCCCGGCGCTCGTCGGCCGCGTCGGGCGCTACGCCACCGGCAACGGCGCGCTCGCACTGGCCGCGGCGGTGCAGCTCGGCGCCGTCGGCCTGCAGCTGCCGGTGCTGCTGGCCTGCGGCTGCGCGCTGGGCATGGCGGGGCAGACGGTGAAACTCTGCGCCGACTCCGCGATGCAGATCGACGTCGACGACGCACGGCGCGGCCACGTGTTCACCGTGCAGGACGCGCTGTTCTGGGTGGCGTTCGTCACCGCGATCGCCGCGGCCGCCTCGGTGATCCCCGCCGACGGCCACGCCCCGGGGCTGGTGGTCACCGCCACCGGCATGTATCTGGTCGGGTTGGCCACACACGCGGTGTTCGCCCGTTGA
- a CDS encoding TIGR03084 family metal-binding protein: MAGPTDSPAAAVVADLHAESEDLDTLVAPLSADAWRTPTPAPGWTIAHQIAHLLWTDRVAVLAITDEDGFAAQLSAALTNPTGFVDDGAAEGAALAPDRLLTDWRRTRARLHDTLLDVPEGRRLPWFGPPMSAASMATARLMETWAHGLDVADALAVVRPPTARLRSIARLGVRTRDFAYSVHGLTPPAEPFHVALRGPDGALWTWGPPEARQRVTGSAEDFCALVTQRRARAALDVHADGADAATWLTLAQAFAGPPGAGR, translated from the coding sequence ATGGCCGGCCCCACCGACTCCCCCGCCGCCGCGGTCGTCGCCGATCTGCACGCCGAGAGCGAGGACCTCGACACGCTGGTCGCGCCGCTGAGCGCCGACGCCTGGCGCACCCCGACCCCGGCGCCGGGCTGGACGATCGCCCACCAGATCGCCCATTTGCTGTGGACCGACCGGGTCGCGGTGCTCGCGATCACCGACGAGGACGGTTTCGCCGCGCAGCTGTCGGCGGCGCTGACCAACCCCACCGGGTTCGTCGACGACGGCGCCGCCGAGGGCGCGGCGCTGGCCCCCGACCGGCTGCTCACCGACTGGCGGCGCACCCGCGCCCGGCTGCACGACACGCTGCTGGACGTGCCCGAGGGCCGCAGACTGCCGTGGTTCGGCCCGCCGATGAGCGCGGCGTCGATGGCCACCGCCCGGCTGATGGAGACCTGGGCGCACGGGCTGGATGTGGCCGACGCGCTGGCGGTGGTGCGCCCGCCGACCGCCCGGCTGCGCTCGATCGCGCGCCTGGGGGTGCGCACCCGCGACTTCGCCTACAGCGTGCACGGGCTGACCCCGCCGGCCGAACCGTTTCACGTCGCGCTGCGCGGCCCCGACGGCGCGCTGTGGACCTGGGGCCCCCCGGAGGCGCGTCAGCGGGTCACCGGCTCGGCCGAGGACTTCTGTGCGCTGGTCACCCAGCGCCGGGCCCGCGCCGCGCTCGATGTGCACGCCGACGGCGCCGACGCCGCGACCTGGCTGACCCTCGCCCAGGCCTTCGCCGGGCCGCCCGGCGCCGGACGCTGA
- a CDS encoding CCA tRNA nucleotidyltransferase, with protein MSDPTHDDDLLAAAVALNRHAALLRELGARFAAAGQELYLVGGSVRDALLGRLSPDLDFTTDARPEQIQAAVRGWADALWDTGIEFGTVGVGKGAARLEITTFRADRYDRVSRNPQVRFGTRLAEDLVRRDFTVNAMAVRVTADGPGEFHDPLGGLTALRAGVLDTPAAPEESFGDDPLRMLRAARFVAQLGLTVAPRVRAAITAMAPQLARITAERVAAELDKLLAGADPVAGIDLLVSTGMGEVVLPEIGGMRMAIDEHHQHKDVYQHSLTVLRQAIDLEDDGPDLVLRWAALLHDIGKPATRRHEPDGAVSFHHHEVVGAKMARKRLRALKYSKQMVHDISQLVYLHLRFHGYGDGNWTDSAVRRYVTDAGPLLGRLHKLVRADCTTRNKRRAARLQANYDELERRIAALAAAEDLQRVRPDLDGNEIMTILDIPAGPRVGQAWRYLKELRLQRGPLAREEAIAELRAWWARRDPADGP; from the coding sequence GTGTCCGACCCCACCCACGACGACGACCTGCTGGCCGCGGCGGTGGCGCTCAACCGCCACGCCGCGCTGCTGCGGGAACTGGGGGCGCGGTTCGCCGCCGCCGGCCAGGAGCTCTACCTGGTCGGGGGGTCGGTGCGCGACGCGCTGCTGGGCCGGCTCAGCCCGGACCTGGATTTCACCACCGACGCCCGCCCGGAGCAGATCCAGGCCGCGGTGCGCGGCTGGGCCGACGCGCTGTGGGACACCGGCATCGAGTTCGGCACGGTCGGGGTCGGCAAGGGCGCGGCGCGGCTGGAGATCACCACGTTCCGCGCCGACCGCTACGACCGGGTCTCGCGCAACCCGCAGGTGCGGTTCGGCACCCGCCTCGCCGAGGACCTGGTGCGCCGCGACTTCACCGTCAACGCGATGGCGGTGCGCGTCACCGCCGACGGGCCCGGGGAGTTCCACGACCCGCTCGGCGGGCTGACCGCGCTGCGCGCCGGGGTGCTCGACACCCCCGCCGCACCGGAGGAGTCCTTCGGCGACGATCCGCTGCGGATGCTGCGCGCCGCCCGGTTCGTCGCCCAGCTGGGGCTGACCGTGGCGCCGCGGGTGCGCGCGGCGATCACCGCGATGGCGCCGCAGCTGGCCCGGATCACCGCCGAACGCGTCGCGGCCGAACTGGACAAGCTGCTGGCGGGCGCCGACCCGGTCGCCGGCATCGACCTGCTGGTGAGCACCGGGATGGGTGAGGTGGTGCTGCCCGAGATCGGCGGCATGCGCATGGCGATCGACGAGCACCACCAGCACAAGGACGTCTATCAGCATTCGCTGACCGTGCTGCGCCAGGCGATCGACCTGGAGGACGACGGCCCGGACCTGGTGCTGCGTTGGGCCGCGCTGCTGCACGACATCGGCAAACCGGCCACCCGCCGTCACGAGCCCGACGGCGCGGTGAGCTTCCACCACCACGAGGTGGTGGGCGCGAAGATGGCCCGCAAACGGCTGCGGGCGCTGAAGTACTCCAAGCAGATGGTCCACGACATCTCCCAGCTGGTGTATCTGCATCTGCGGTTCCACGGCTACGGCGACGGCAACTGGACCGATTCGGCGGTGCGGCGCTACGTCACCGACGCCGGGCCGCTGCTGGGCCGGCTGCACAAGCTGGTGCGCGCCGACTGCACCACCCGCAACAAGCGCCGCGCGGCGCGGCTGCAGGCCAACTACGACGAGCTCGAGCGGCGGATCGCCGCGCTGGCGGCCGCCGAGGATCTGCAGCGGGTCCGCCCCGACCTCGACGGCAACGAGATCATGACGATCCTCGACATCCCGGCCGGCCCGCGGGTGGGCCAGGCGTGGCGCTATCTCAAGGAGCTGCGGCTGCAGCGCGGCCCGCTGGCCCGCGAGGAGGCGATCGCCGAGCTGCGGGCGTGGTGGGCGCGGCGCGACCCGGCCGACGGGCCGTAG
- a CDS encoding NUDIX hydrolase: MSEGEQAKPRRRRNRRRRRRPVAPATPPPETAVDPGASTPPRRARPARRRAERLRTVHETSAGGLVVDGIDRPRGEQVAALIGRLDRRGRMLWSLPKGHIEVGETAEQTAIREVAEETGLQGRVLAALGSIDYWFVTEGRRVHKTVHHYLMRFHGGQLCDDDVEVAEVAWVPVAELRARLAYADERRLADVADRLLDTLHSDGPAALPPLPPSAPRRRPQTHSHARSHRPDNRSPRRKNGRGRSP, from the coding sequence GTGTCGGAGGGCGAACAGGCCAAACCACGACGGCGCCGCAACCGGCGTCGCCGTCGGCGCCCCGTCGCTCCGGCCACCCCGCCGCCGGAGACCGCCGTCGACCCCGGCGCCTCGACCCCGCCGCGCCGGGCCCGCCCGGCGCGCCGCCGCGCCGAGCGGCTGCGCACCGTGCACGAGACCTCGGCCGGCGGGCTGGTGGTCGACGGGATCGACCGGCCCCGCGGCGAACAGGTCGCCGCGCTCATCGGCCGGCTCGACCGGCGCGGGCGGATGCTGTGGTCGCTGCCCAAGGGCCACATCGAGGTCGGCGAGACCGCCGAGCAGACCGCGATCCGCGAGGTCGCCGAGGAGACCGGGCTGCAGGGCCGGGTGCTGGCGGCGCTGGGCAGCATCGACTACTGGTTCGTCACCGAGGGCCGGCGGGTGCACAAAACCGTCCACCACTATCTGATGCGGTTTCACGGCGGGCAGCTCTGCGACGACGACGTCGAGGTCGCCGAGGTGGCGTGGGTGCCGGTCGCCGAGTTGCGCGCCCGGCTGGCCTACGCCGACGAACGCCGGCTGGCCGACGTCGCCGACCGGCTGCTCGACACCCTGCACAGCGACGGGCCCGCCGCCCTGCCGCCGCTGCCGCCGTCGGCGCCGCGGCGGCGGCCCCAGACCCATTCGCACGCCCGCAGTCATCGTCCCGACAACCGCAGCCCGCGCCGGAAGAACGGTCGCGGTCGAAGCCCGTGA